From Bos mutus isolate GX-2022 chromosome 5, NWIPB_WYAK_1.1, whole genome shotgun sequence, one genomic window encodes:
- the KCNA1 gene encoding potassium voltage-gated channel subfamily A member 1 → MTVMSGENVDEASAAPGHPQDSSYPRPAEHDDHECCERVVINISGLRFETQLKTLAQFPNTLLGNPKKRMRYFDPLRNEYFFDRNRPSFDAILYYYQSGGRLRRPVNVPLDMFSEEIKFYELGEEAMEKFREDEGFIKEEERPLPEKEYQRQVWLLFEYPESSGPARVIAIVSVMVILISIVIFCLETLPELKDEKDFPGAVHRLDNTTVVYNANIFTDPFFIVETLCIIWFSFELVVRFFACPSKTDFFKNIMNFIDIVAIIPYFITLGTEIAEQEGNQKGEQATSLAILRVIRLVRVFRIFKLSRHSKGLQILGQTLKASMRELGLLIFFLFIGVILFSSAVYFAEAEEAESHFSSIPDAFWWAVVSMTTVGYGDMYPVTIGGKIVGSLCAIAGVLTIALPVPVIVSNFNYFYHRETEGEEQAQLLHVSAPNLASDSDLSRRSSSTLSKSEYMEIEEDMNNSIGHFRQANIRTGNCTTANQNCVNKSKLLTDV, encoded by the coding sequence atgACGGTGATGTCTGGAGAGAATGTGGACGAGGCTTCGGCTGCCCCAGGCCACCCTCAGGACAGCAGCTACCCGCGGCCGGCCGAGCACGACGACCACGAATGCTGCGAGCGGGTGGTCATCAACATCTCCGGGCTGCGCTTCGAGACGCAGCTCAAGACTCTGGCGCAGTTCCCCAACACGCTGCTGGGCAACCCTAAGAAACGCATGCGCTACTTCGACCCGCTGAGGAACGAGTACTTCTTCGACCGCAACCGGCCCAGCTTCGACGCCATCCTCTACTACTACCAGTCCGGGGGCCGGCTGCGCCGGCCGGTCAACGTGCCGCTGGACATGTTCTCCGAGGAGATCAAGTTTTACGAGCTGGGCGAGGAGGCCATGGAGAAGTTCCGCGAGGACGAGGGCTTCATCAAGGAGGAGGAACGGCCCTTGCCCGAGAAGGAGTACCAGCGCCAGGTGTGGCTGCTCTTCGAGTACCCGGAGAGCTCGGGGCCCGCGCGGGTCATCGCCATCGTCTCCGTTATGGTCATCCTCATCTCCATCGTCATCTTCTGCCTGGAGACGCTGCCCGAGCTGAAGGACGAGAAGGACTTCCCGGGAGCCGTCCACCGCCTGGACAACACCACCGTGGTCTACAACGCCAACATCTTCACGGACCCCTTCTTCATCGTCGAGACGCTGTGCATCATCTGGTTCTCCTTCGAGCTGGTGGTGCGCTTCTTCGCCTGCCCCAGCAAGACGGACTTCTTCAAAAACATCATGAACTTCATCGACATCGTGGCCATCATCCCCTATTTCATCACCCTGGGCACCGAGATAGCAGAGCAGGAGGGGAACCAGAAGGGTGAGCAGGCCACCTCGCTGGCCATCCTCAGAGTCATCAGGTTGGTAAGGGTATTTAGGATCTTCAAACTCTCCCGCCACTCTAAGGGCTTGCAGATCCTGGGCCAGACCCTTAAGGCTAGTATGAGGGAGCTAGGGCTGCTCATCTTTTTCCTCTTCATCGGGGTCATACTGTTCTCTAGCGCAGTGTACTTTGCCGAGGCGGAAGAAGCTGAGTCGCACTTTTCCAGTATCCCTGATGCTTTCTGGTGGGCGGTGGTGTCCATGACCACCGTAGGATACGGTGACATGTACCCTGTGACAATTGGAGGCAAGATCGTGGGCTCCTTGTGTGCCATCGCTGGTGTGCTGACAATTGCCCTGCCCGTACCTGTCATTGTGTCCAATTTCAACTATTTCTACCACCGAGAAACTGAGGGGGAAgagcaggctcagttgctccacgtTAGCGCCCCTAACTTAGCCTCTGACAGTGACCTCAGTCGGCGCAGCTCGTCCACTCTCAGCAAATCTGAATACATGGAGATCGAAGAGGATATGAATAATAGCATAGGCCACTTTAGACAGGCCAATATCAGAACTGGCAATTGTACCACAGCTAACCAAAACTGTGTTAATAAGAGCAAGCTACTGACTGATGTTTAA